A portion of the Rhizoctonia solani chromosome 6, complete sequence genome contains these proteins:
- a CDS encoding dihydroxy-acid dehydratase: MSSGDVKIHSHRRSSPTPEIKGARISQVTMAQHYDGNISIPGCDKNMPGCLMAALRHNRPTILVYGGTIQAGIRHVDCPALGYKKGDTVNIADAFESFGAYKTGQISDEERFDVVRHACPGAGACGGMYTANTMSSVLEVLGMSLPYSASIPAVYPEKTQECFRAAKYMKNLLAKDIKPRDIVTKKAIETLSRWSISSEDQQTRFVMEDLHKAGGIPALLKYLLNHTDLIDGSQMTVTGRTLAENLEDVEELKFGEGEQQVVMPIEKPIKPTGHLTILRGNLAPGSAVAKLTGKEGLFFEGVAKCFDVEADFYPALERGEIKAGQVVSLGTKVPKVAWYARGPTGAIMGASRGFIIGHVTPEAHLGGPIALVEDGDKLRLMRISAP, translated from the exons AAAGGGGCGCGAATTTCTCAGGTTACCATG GCACAACATTATGACGGAAATATCTCTATTCCAGGATGTGATAAGAACA TGCCGGGATGCTTGATGGCGGCCTTGCGTCATAACCGACCGACCATTCTCGTATATG GCGGAACTATTCAGGCTGGTATTCGACATGTAGACTGTCCTGCGCTCGGCTATAAAAAGGGGGATACAGTCAACATCGCCGACGCATTTGAGAGCTTTGGTGCATACAAGACGGGCCAGATTTCTGATGAAGAGCGATTTGATGTCGTCCGTCACGCGTGCCCCGGGGCGGGAGCGTGCGGTGGAAT GTATACTGCCAACACGATGAGCTCTGTTCTTGAAGTCCTTGGCATGAGCTTGCCGTATTCGGCTTCTATTCCTGCAGTTTACCCTG AAAAGACGCAGGAATGTTTCCGCGCTGCTAAATACATGAAGAACCTGTTGGCAAAAGATATAAAACCAAG GGATATTGTCACGAAAAAAGCCATTGAAACGCTATCACGGTGGTCAATATCATCGGAGGATCAACAAACGCG ATTTGTTATGGAAGACCTACACAAAGCCGGTGGTATCCCTGCACTTCTCAAGTATCTCTTGAATCATACCGACCTCATCGATGGATCGCAAATGACTGTCACTGGGAGAACTCTAGCCGAGAACCTTGAAGACGTTGAGGAATTGAAGTTTGGAGAGGGCGAGCAACAGGTCGTGATGCCCATTGAGAAACCGATCAAGCCAACTGGCCACTTGACAATTTTGAGAGGAAACTTGGCGCCTGGGTCGGCTGTGGCCAAATTGACCGGAAAAGAAGGATTATTCTTTGAG GGAGTCGCCAAATGCTTTGATGT TGAAGCTGATTTCTATCCCGCGCTGGAGCGAGGAGAAATCAAAGCAGGACAAGTGGTATCTTTAGGTACCAAGGTCCCAAAGGTAGCCTGGTATGCCAGAG GGCCCACTGGTGCAATTATGG GAGCTTCAAGAGGATTTATTATTG GCCATGTCACTCCTGAAGCCCATCTTGGCGGCCCGATTGCTCTAGTAGAAGACGGAGATAAATTACGGTTGATGCGCATAAGCGCACCATAG